One genomic region from Streptomyces sp. NBC_00582 encodes:
- a CDS encoding lysyl oxidase family protein, which yields MTRPQHRKGLKRGAFAAGAALTVVAVAGAAPGAGAAPQSTAGKPKLKLIAASNAVTLDRYEWDGGFQLDFDLGTYLTVDNAPLEFKTTRKSYKDPVVVQQILRNGSKVTTKKLPAGLVKDFKGLPDFLEISVKNSAGAEVKKIKSTFCPNNASGRLRPDAPATSHYPESCPTNPFTLGSVWGVEKGWAANTTTQDYDHPVDLAPGEYTAKVSIAKKYRDLFGIPNNAPTIKVTVRQISEGGGEGGGVGLTRGSMSHDMAGMDHSGMAGMDMGGAGHHYGPRGADAPVPSALSHALEDRGLAHHLGDGAGHTDGSRIAPALKANSQRPSGRAAVPANAPKPDLRSLPAWDIAITDGEDGDAAGRDYLAFSANVWNAGPAPLVVDGFRKPGADLMDSYQYFYDAKGKQIGYAPAGTMEWDPRIGHEHWHFTDFASYHLLSADKTDIVKSGKEAFCLANTDAVDYTVKNANWHPYNTDLSTACGEKSSISVREVLDVGSGDTYTQYRPGQSFDVTDLANGTYYIQVVANPAKRLKETNVNNNISYRKVVLGGTPGHRTVKVPPYDLINAP from the coding sequence ATGACCAGACCGCAACACCGCAAGGGCCTCAAGCGCGGCGCGTTCGCCGCGGGAGCCGCGCTCACCGTCGTCGCCGTCGCCGGGGCCGCTCCCGGCGCCGGTGCGGCGCCGCAGAGCACCGCAGGGAAGCCGAAGCTGAAGCTGATCGCCGCGTCGAACGCCGTGACGCTCGACCGGTACGAGTGGGACGGGGGATTCCAGCTCGACTTCGACCTCGGCACCTATCTGACCGTCGACAACGCGCCGCTGGAGTTCAAGACCACGCGCAAGTCGTACAAGGACCCGGTCGTCGTGCAGCAGATCCTGCGCAACGGGTCGAAGGTGACGACGAAGAAGCTGCCCGCCGGGCTCGTCAAGGACTTCAAGGGGCTGCCGGACTTCCTGGAGATCTCCGTCAAGAACAGCGCCGGGGCGGAGGTGAAGAAGATCAAGAGCACCTTCTGCCCGAACAACGCCTCCGGACGGCTGCGTCCCGACGCGCCCGCCACCTCGCACTACCCGGAGAGCTGCCCCACCAACCCGTTCACGCTGGGCTCGGTGTGGGGTGTGGAGAAGGGCTGGGCCGCCAACACCACCACCCAGGACTACGACCACCCGGTGGACCTGGCGCCCGGCGAGTACACGGCCAAGGTGTCGATCGCGAAGAAGTACCGGGACCTGTTCGGCATTCCCAACAACGCGCCGACCATCAAGGTGACCGTCCGCCAGATCAGCGAGGGCGGCGGGGAAGGCGGCGGGGTCGGGCTCACCCGCGGGTCCATGTCGCACGACATGGCCGGGATGGACCACAGCGGGATGGCCGGGATGGACATGGGGGGTGCCGGGCACCACTACGGGCCGCGCGGCGCCGACGCGCCCGTGCCGTCCGCCCTCTCCCACGCCCTGGAGGACCGCGGTCTCGCCCACCACCTCGGTGACGGCGCCGGGCACACCGACGGCTCGCGCATCGCGCCCGCGCTGAAGGCCAACAGCCAGCGGCCGAGCGGACGCGCGGCCGTCCCCGCCAACGCGCCGAAGCCGGACCTGCGGTCGCTGCCCGCCTGGGACATCGCCATCACCGACGGCGAGGACGGCGACGCCGCAGGCCGCGACTACCTCGCCTTCAGCGCCAACGTCTGGAACGCCGGACCCGCCCCGCTCGTCGTGGACGGCTTCCGCAAGCCGGGCGCCGACCTGATGGACTCGTACCAGTACTTCTACGACGCCAAGGGCAAGCAGATCGGCTACGCCCCCGCCGGCACCATGGAGTGGGACCCGCGGATCGGCCACGAGCACTGGCACTTCACCGACTTCGCCAGCTACCACCTGCTCTCCGCCGACAAGACCGACATCGTCAAGAGCGGCAAGGAGGCCTTCTGCCTCGCCAACACCGACGCGGTCGACTACACGGTGAAGAACGCCAACTGGCACCCGTACAACACCGACCTGTCCACGGCCTGCGGCGAGAAGAGCTCCATCTCGGTGCGCGAGGTCCTCGACGTCGGCTCCGGTGACACCTACACCCAGTACCGTCCGGGCCAGTCCTTCGACGTCACCGACCTGGCCAACGGGACGTACTACATCCAGGTGGTCGCCAACCCGGCCAAGCGCCTGAAGGAGACCAACGTCAACAACAACATCTCGTACCGCAAGGTCGTCCTGGGCGGCACGCCCGGCCACCGTACGGTGAAGGTCCCGCCGTACGACCTCATCAACGCGCCGTAA
- a CDS encoding GNAT family N-acetyltransferase, producing MAEWRTRQATEVDVEAVAEVRAAALRGDLERLGRYDEHRVRQRLRDGWVPGNTLVVEEGGAVVGCVALRPAEDGHWLEHFYLAPRAQGRGIGTALLRELLETADREGWRVRLNVLQGSAARRLYERHGFVFEKEDAVDVFLVREPRPQYGWFEGESGLPVGGARSS from the coding sequence ATGGCTGAGTGGAGGACGCGGCAGGCGACCGAGGTGGATGTGGAGGCCGTCGCCGAGGTGCGGGCGGCGGCGCTGCGGGGGGATCTGGAGCGGCTCGGGCGGTACGACGAGCACCGGGTGCGGCAGCGGCTGCGGGACGGGTGGGTGCCCGGGAACACGCTGGTCGTCGAGGAGGGTGGGGCGGTGGTGGGCTGTGTCGCGCTGCGGCCGGCCGAGGACGGCCACTGGCTGGAGCACTTCTATCTCGCCCCGAGGGCGCAGGGGCGGGGCATCGGGACCGCCCTGTTGCGGGAGCTGCTGGAGACCGCCGACCGCGAGGGGTGGCGGGTGCGGCTGAACGTGCTGCAGGGCAGCGCGGCCCGTCGGCTGTACGAGCGGCACGGGTTCGTGTTCGAGAAGGAGGACGCCGTGGATGTCTTCCTGGTGCGGGAACCGCGTCCCCAGTACGGGTGGTTCGAGGGCGAGTCCGGCTTGCCGGTGGGGGGCGCGCGGTCATCATGA
- a CDS encoding glycoside hydrolase family 26 protein has product MTLLLVVLVLLAGSACVPDEEWAAGVPDGKTAGGPPPAPFGAYVGYGSEGVQRISGLDGWLGPATPRVGHAYLEGDRWGHIEGEPGDLHHWAQWRRARADRLFVLNVPMLDRAEAHLPDRTVRRLLRNGADGDYDGHFRTLARRLVSLGIPDTVLVVGWEMNGITYTHRCGPDPEAWKAFWVRIVETMRSVQGQRFRFEFTPNRGRDAVPWPSCYPGDRYVDVFGMDAYDQPHGMSFDEQVHEPYGLAEHVRFARAHRKPFSYPEWGLFRNGDNPAYVRGMLTWFARQRPLYQTISDYCPHGVWQCPENPRSSQVYRRLMAEPFD; this is encoded by the coding sequence CTGACGCTCCTTCTGGTCGTCCTCGTCCTCCTCGCCGGGTCCGCCTGCGTCCCCGACGAGGAGTGGGCGGCGGGGGTGCCGGACGGGAAGACGGCCGGCGGGCCCCCGCCCGCGCCCTTCGGGGCCTACGTCGGCTACGGCTCGGAGGGCGTGCAGCGGATCTCCGGGCTCGACGGCTGGCTCGGACCGGCCACCCCCAGGGTCGGGCACGCCTATCTGGAGGGGGACCGTTGGGGCCACATCGAGGGGGAGCCCGGGGATCTCCACCACTGGGCGCAGTGGCGCCGGGCCCGCGCCGACCGGCTGTTCGTGCTGAACGTGCCGATGCTGGACCGCGCGGAGGCGCATCTGCCGGACCGTACGGTGCGCAGACTGCTGCGCAACGGGGCCGACGGCGACTACGACGGGCACTTCCGGACGCTGGCCCGGCGGCTGGTGTCGCTGGGCATCCCGGACACCGTGCTGGTGGTGGGCTGGGAGATGAACGGGATCACCTACACCCACCGGTGCGGCCCCGACCCCGAGGCCTGGAAGGCGTTCTGGGTGCGGATCGTGGAGACCATGCGGTCGGTGCAGGGGCAGCGGTTCCGGTTCGAGTTCACACCGAACCGGGGGCGGGACGCCGTCCCGTGGCCCTCCTGCTACCCGGGTGACCGGTACGTCGACGTGTTCGGCATGGACGCCTACGACCAGCCGCACGGCATGTCCTTCGACGAACAGGTCCATGAGCCGTACGGCCTCGCCGAGCACGTGCGGTTCGCGCGGGCGCACCGCAAGCCGTTCTCGTACCCGGAGTGGGGGCTGTTCCGCAACGGCGACAACCCGGCGTACGTACGCGGCATGCTCACCTGGTTCGCGCGGCAGCGGCCGCTGTACCAGACCATCAGCGACTACTGTCCGCACGGTGTGTGGCAGTGTCCGGAGAATCCGAGGTCGTCGCAGGTGTACCGGAGGCTGATGGCGGAGCCGTTCGACTGA